The DNA region GGTATAACTCCACAAATCCGTGAGTTTCCCATGACAGAAAGCGCAATTGGGTTCTTGAAAACTCCTTTCATTGGTAATGCACCTTCAAAATCATTAAACGAGAGGTTCAAATTCACCAAAAAGCGGAAACTCTCCAAATAGCTGGGAATACTGCCAGACAAGTTGTTGCGAGAGAGGTCGAAAACCTCAATCCCTCTCAAAGAGCTCAAGGATACAGGAATGGTCCCCTGCAATGAGTTTCCACTCAGATACAGATATGCCAAACTTGTACAACTCCCTAAGCTTCGTGGAATCTCACCAGATAACCTATTGTCAGAAACATCCAAGTAAACTAGATGCATCAAGTTGCTTACCTCCATTGGTATGGATCCAGTAAGCTTGTTGCTGGATAGATCCAAAACTTGTGACAAGGATGTTAAACCAATAACTTCTTTAGGAATTTGACCGTGAAGATTATTTTGGGAAAGATCTAAAAGTAGAAGATTCTTGCATTCTCCGAGACTTTGCGGTATGTTGCCTTCTAACTTGTTTGACCTGAGAATCAACTTGGTCATTGAAGTTAGATTTCCAATAGAAGATGGGATGGTACCTGATAGTTTATTCGCGTTCAGATACAGCTCATTCAACCTTTTCAGTTTCCCAATAGAACTTGGTATTGTGCCTGTCAATAGGTTTCCCTCAGAGGCTAGAGCCTCCATGTTGATTAGATTTCCGATCCCAATGGGAATTCTTCCACGTATCTGGTTACGACCAAATACCAGTAGGTTGAGCTCTGTTGAGAGATTGCTGATGGATTCAGGTAGCATTCCTCCAAAATTATTGTCCAGAAAATCTAACTTTCTCAATTTGGTGCAATTACCAAGAGAAGAAATGAAATCCAAGTCACTTTCCTCATCATTTCCAAGATTGTTATGGGCAAGTGTTAACCAATACAAATTTGACAGGCGTGCCAGACTAGGCACTTTTCCAGTAAACTCATTAAatgggattaaaaaatttgaaaggcTTGAGGCATTGGAGATTGAATTTGGTATCGGTCCACTGAATTGGTTGCCCCAGAAATAAAATAGTTGGAGGTTTGGAAATATAGTGTGGCCCAACCCAGGAGGAAGAGTTCCATGCAGTTCGTTTCGAACCACAGAAATGCTTGTAATTGATGAGAGGTTGTATATGGAGGGAGGAATGGTACCATTCAAATAATAATTTAGACCCAATGCAAGATATGTTAGACTTTTCAATTGGCCAAGGCTATTCGGAATGCCTCCACGCAGATTATTGCTTCCCAAATCTAACTCGTCGAGAGAAGAAAGATTTCCAAAAGAAGGTGGGATTTCCCCACTTAAAttgttttttcttaaagtaagtACCTGAAGGTTGGACAAGGAGCCAATTTCAATTGGAAGTTTGCCCCTAAGATGGTTTCCAGATATGCGAAGTATTTGGAGGTTAGAGCAACGTGATATGTTGAACGGAATATCACCACTGAAGGAGTTGTTATCAAGGAGTAGTTGTTGCAGATTGAACAAACGACCAATTTCTTGAGGGATGGTGTTGTTGAAGCTGTTGTCTTGGAGGTTTAAATTTCTAAGAAAGCTCAAGTTTCCAATGTGGGGGGGTAGCTGACCATTCAGCCGGCTTGATTGGAGGTCCAGCACGGTGACTCTCTGTCTCTGGTGTCTGTGGCCACAAG from Malus domestica chromosome 01, GDT2T_hap1 includes:
- the LOC103424480 gene encoding putative receptor-like protein kinase At3g47110; amino-acid sequence: MGFWGIIISIRSIIMQLFLLMVISSSLRLGGNETDRQSLLAFKAEIVNDPLGILNSWNESLHFCHWQGVACGHRHQRQRVTVLDLQSSRLNGQLPPHIGNLSFLRNLNLQDNSFNNTIPQEIGRLFNLQQLLLDNNSFSGDIPFNISRCSNLQILRISGNHLRGKLPIEIGSLSNLQVLTLRKNNLSGEIPPSFGNLSSLDELDLGSNNLRGGIPNSLGQLKSLTYLALGLNYYLNGTIPPSIYNLSSITSISVVRNELHGTLPPGLGHTIFPNLQLFYFWGNQFSGPIPNSISNASSLSNFLIPFNEFTGKVPSLARLSNLYWLTLAHNNLGNDEESDLDFISSLGNCTKLRKLDFLDNNFGGMLPESISNLSTELNLLVFGRNQIRGRIPIGIGNLINMEALASEGNLLTGTIPSSIGKLKRLNELYLNANKLSGTIPSSIGNLTSMTKLILRSNKLEGNIPQSLGECKNLLLLDLSQNNLHGQIPKEVIGLTSLSQVLDLSSNKLTGSIPMEGTIPVSLSSLRGIEVFDLSRNNLSGSIPSYLESFRFLVNLNLSFNDFEGALPMKGVFKNPIALSVMGNSRICGVIPSLRLPKCVSKQSKQGLSSRLEIILSVACGVIGLILLLSVVLLCRSRKVRALNSTSGSYQMVSLLKLSYRDLHKATDGFSAVNLIGGGSYGSVYKATLNQREQRIVAVKVLSQNSRASKSFIAECEALKSIRHRNLVKLLTACSSIDSQGNNFKALVYEFMVNGSLDDWLHNSAQRVDNPTNLQKNLNLIQIINIAIDVACALDYLHNRSHMPIVHCDLKPSNVLLGGDMTACVGDFGLARFLPDVSRPFPVHESSSDAIKGSIGYTAPEYGMGSEVSTSGDVYSYGILLLEMLTGKRPTDDMFKDGLNLHSFVVNAVPEHVEEICDPVLLQNEEKNGGDRRQKVEECLISLARIGVACSAAMPRERKDMTNVVSELCLIRDVLMGTRMP